From the Rhodopirellula halodulae genome, one window contains:
- a CDS encoding dockerin type I domain-containing protein, whose product MPRVSLPSLRRRSQRALPRGNRRRLAMQTLDDRRVLAAIVGSVFHDANDSLKREDGEAALEHRIVFVDQNDNSQLDVNEQFALTDESGQFSIPGLADGQHVVRVFNGTDSQIQTTPSVITARPFLEEADITAMTPSMVLNPGTMDAEILPAIFVKGTSLHTLTDSGTIGSTMDVGVELQAIWRAPSGDLFALGSNASGHKAFVVDAALTSVTPFTDSDLAPAFIGGAVDDVGKGILLQEGVNGQSTVWSIDTVSMTAEATTTEVASETQLVGDSSARQTDGPTRSILSRATQVDDGQGGSTDALEIHVWSNASDSLLNNDPIIVDGGLEVVGFSDEAGLVVVRQANGLTVHDLESTDLATLYSLPSNAPVAIDAARGLIVTLTPDSVDAEAAGLRLIDAENGDLVVDLAIDLSTLNVPSASELANIALDPELKRVAILGAAGMAEMSLRTPAPHRVQITNNEDPNPIEFGMRLIGANTAPDYDTPPSWTMDEDTILNAAAPAIYGDASDAEEDEFLVIPRQGTNAGISTVTIAGSLAYVPNEDFAGNDEFTVWLHDGRDFTEHVLNITVNNVPDAPTEVIPHVNPVPENILINEIIGEIEVIDADFPSNHVIEIDDERFIVDQNGNLIFVGPEKLNWEDEWSIPLVITVHDEDFEEPLIHSATLQIEDADDPIEDVLPGTATVRENFEGDVVTEITVVDEDDDQFYEFAVDDERFMIISGSLRLRPGIAVDFEQSEEIVVNVTVSHQDDSFEKAITLQVIDMPEVPANFVLTPQTVEEQSPGAEVGLLSIAGNPAANNHRLSVNDSRFQFDGSTLRLANGVSVSLLDQEEIQLEITAESESSGVDPVTETFVIQVIENDTPYHNDIEPHDVNGDEEVTALDALTIINYLNTYGPGPVGFGDPGYGYDVNGDGFVTALDALLVINHLNTIDTPAGTVNNGEEEPGQGEGEPDAGGSLAEDETGSSDDVAPPLDSKGSASPRGFASSSSNSAARDQVLTDINKLIDSSSNDPYAVTTDDLVDVLTRVTGLAGDETDSALKLLSDETQD is encoded by the coding sequence ATGCCGCGAGTTTCCTTGCCGAGCCTGCGACGCCGCAGCCAGCGTGCTTTGCCACGTGGAAACCGCCGCCGTCTGGCCATGCAAACGCTGGATGACCGCCGAGTCTTGGCCGCTATTGTCGGGTCGGTCTTCCACGACGCCAATGACTCATTGAAGCGGGAAGACGGTGAAGCTGCTCTCGAACATCGCATCGTTTTCGTTGACCAAAACGACAACAGTCAGCTCGACGTGAACGAGCAATTTGCTCTGACGGACGAATCGGGGCAGTTTTCGATCCCCGGATTGGCCGACGGCCAGCACGTGGTCCGAGTCTTCAACGGCACGGACTCGCAGATCCAAACCACTCCTTCGGTCATCACCGCTCGGCCCTTTCTGGAAGAAGCCGATATCACCGCGATGACCCCATCGATGGTTCTGAACCCAGGAACCATGGACGCCGAAATCCTGCCGGCAATCTTCGTCAAAGGAACCTCGCTGCACACGCTGACCGACAGTGGCACGATCGGTTCGACCATGGATGTCGGCGTCGAGTTGCAGGCGATTTGGCGAGCTCCTTCCGGCGACCTATTCGCGTTGGGCAGCAATGCCTCGGGCCACAAAGCTTTTGTCGTCGACGCGGCACTGACCAGCGTCACGCCGTTCACCGACAGCGATCTGGCTCCGGCTTTCATCGGCGGCGCGGTGGATGATGTTGGCAAAGGCATCCTGTTGCAGGAAGGTGTGAACGGGCAATCGACGGTCTGGAGCATCGACACGGTTTCGATGACCGCGGAAGCCACGACGACTGAGGTCGCATCGGAAACACAATTGGTGGGCGATTCGTCCGCTCGTCAAACCGACGGGCCGACCCGTTCGATCCTGTCTCGGGCAACCCAGGTCGACGACGGACAAGGCGGCTCCACCGACGCGTTGGAAATCCATGTGTGGAGCAACGCCAGCGACTCATTGCTAAACAACGATCCGATCATCGTCGACGGTGGTTTGGAAGTGGTCGGATTCAGCGACGAAGCCGGCTTGGTCGTGGTTCGCCAAGCCAACGGATTGACCGTCCATGATTTGGAAAGCACCGACCTGGCGACGCTTTACAGTTTGCCATCGAATGCACCCGTCGCGATTGATGCGGCTCGTGGATTGATCGTGACGCTCACGCCAGACTCGGTGGACGCGGAAGCGGCGGGGCTGCGATTGATCGATGCGGAAAACGGTGATCTGGTGGTCGACCTAGCCATCGATTTGTCGACGCTGAACGTCCCCAGTGCTTCCGAACTCGCCAACATCGCGTTGGATCCCGAACTGAAACGAGTGGCGATCTTGGGTGCCGCGGGAATGGCCGAAATGAGCCTTCGCACGCCAGCACCCCATCGCGTCCAAATCACCAACAACGAAGATCCGAACCCGATCGAATTTGGGATGCGATTGATCGGAGCCAACACGGCTCCTGATTATGACACGCCGCCGTCCTGGACGATGGATGAGGACACGATCCTGAACGCTGCCGCACCGGCGATTTACGGTGACGCGTCGGATGCCGAAGAAGACGAATTCCTCGTGATTCCTCGCCAAGGAACCAACGCGGGCATTTCGACGGTGACGATTGCGGGCTCGCTGGCCTACGTTCCCAACGAAGATTTCGCCGGCAACGACGAATTCACGGTGTGGCTACATGATGGCCGCGACTTCACCGAGCACGTGTTGAACATCACGGTCAACAACGTGCCTGATGCACCCACCGAGGTCATCCCGCACGTCAATCCGGTTCCAGAAAACATCCTGATCAACGAGATCATTGGCGAGATCGAAGTCATCGACGCGGACTTCCCCAGCAACCATGTCATCGAGATCGATGACGAGCGGTTCATCGTTGACCAAAACGGAAATCTGATCTTTGTCGGTCCTGAAAAATTGAACTGGGAAGACGAGTGGTCAATCCCGCTGGTCATCACCGTTCACGACGAAGACTTCGAAGAACCTCTGATCCACTCCGCGACGTTGCAGATCGAGGACGCTGACGATCCGATCGAGGACGTCTTGCCCGGTACGGCAACCGTGCGAGAGAACTTCGAAGGCGACGTGGTGACCGAGATCACGGTGGTCGATGAAGACGACGACCAGTTCTACGAATTCGCTGTTGACGATGAGCGATTCATGATCATCAGCGGCAGTCTGCGTTTGCGGCCTGGAATCGCGGTCGATTTCGAGCAATCCGAAGAGATCGTGGTCAACGTCACGGTTTCGCACCAGGACGACTCGTTCGAAAAAGCGATCACGTTGCAGGTGATCGACATGCCGGAAGTCCCCGCGAACTTCGTTCTGACACCGCAAACGGTCGAAGAACAAAGCCCTGGTGCAGAGGTTGGTTTGCTCAGCATTGCTGGCAACCCTGCGGCCAACAATCACCGATTGTCGGTCAACGATTCGCGATTCCAATTTGACGGCTCGACGTTGCGGCTTGCAAACGGAGTGTCGGTGTCGCTGCTGGATCAAGAAGAGATCCAACTGGAGATCACGGCGGAGTCGGAATCGTCGGGTGTCGATCCTGTGACGGAAACATTCGTGATCCAAGTCATCGAGAACGACACGCCCTATCACAACGACATCGAACCTCACGATGTGAATGGGGACGAAGAAGTCACGGCGCTCGACGCACTGACGATCATCAATTACCTGAACACGTATGGTCCTGGCCCGGTCGGCTTTGGCGATCCGGGCTACGGCTATGACGTCAACGGCGATGGGTTCGTGACGGCACTCGATGCGTTGCTGGTGATCAATCACTTGAACACCATCGACACGCCAGCCGGCACCGTGAACAACGGCGAAGAAGAACCAGGCCAAGGCGAAGGTGAACCGGACGCTGGAGGCTCTTTGGCGGAAGACGAGACGGGATCCTCTGACGATGTCGCTCCACCGCTGGATTCCAAAGGCTCCGCGTCACCACGCGGATTCGCGAGTTCATCGAGCAACAGCGCGGCTCGCGACCAGGTGTTGACTGACATCAACAAGTTGATCGACTCCAGCTCGAACGATCCCTACGCCGTCACGACGGACGATTTGGTGGATGTGCTCACGCGAGTCACCGGCCTCGCGGGTGACGAGACCGATTCCGCGCTGAAGTTGCTGTCGGACGAAACGCAAGACTGA
- the xrtU gene encoding exosortase U, with translation MTTEATPIGPMRTKAAAPPAVVRTPVMQSVWTWFWAALLVAGLPMLTIYFTRMWRLDHYQYFPFAIGAVVWLAWSRSDRYFYAPSRLSSLALIAIGVLAMLGSWSVQSPWMMSIAFVCFAAACLAVMRGPADKSLLGLALPLLLLVRLPLGYDQLLVIELQRLTTLMSSLLLDVLSIPHAVTRNVIELPDRELFVAEACSGIQSVFTMAFLSTLIVAINRRKLWLAPIYLVIALILAVGGNVLRVTMVAVADQWLSLDLASGWAHDILGYTTLAISAFFLWSFDGMVMTLMHVTGTSAEEHADNPIVAAWNWVVDDGQNVDAVGEYYRSNQPTTDSNKVGLQLQLARLLNRLQAKPFAIAMGVLGVVLVSVTTSSAMKVSAIGMEQGAQGMFLDGLIFDPPASLIASGNTGFELVSHQSSRENENPILGRNADVWKFSAVVGGVPIQGQFVLSQTYAEWHELCLCYENQDWRLLNRTLEETEASASAATTAEPFAYALFGGDTEARGHLWYTAITSDGDFVFPPERPGRIGNRLAEASDGLEETIEPMMMLQLWVASPQKLDTQAVNRVDEMFDGLRHKIAVAVKASRGTTPQQSKGEQNPVSSEEVSP, from the coding sequence ATGACCACTGAAGCAACGCCCATTGGCCCCATGCGGACGAAAGCAGCGGCACCACCCGCTGTGGTGCGCACCCCCGTTATGCAATCCGTTTGGACTTGGTTTTGGGCGGCGTTGTTGGTGGCTGGTCTGCCGATGCTCACCATCTACTTCACGCGGATGTGGCGACTGGATCACTACCAGTACTTCCCGTTTGCGATCGGAGCGGTGGTCTGGTTGGCTTGGTCTCGAAGCGATCGTTATTTTTACGCTCCGTCGCGACTGAGCTCGCTCGCACTCATTGCCATCGGTGTCCTGGCGATGCTTGGTAGCTGGAGTGTCCAGTCGCCGTGGATGATGTCGATCGCCTTCGTATGTTTCGCCGCGGCGTGCTTGGCAGTGATGCGAGGTCCGGCGGATAAAAGCCTGCTCGGGCTCGCACTTCCGCTGCTGCTGCTGGTTCGTTTGCCGCTCGGCTACGACCAATTGCTGGTGATCGAGTTGCAGCGGCTGACGACGTTGATGTCGAGCTTGCTATTGGACGTGCTCTCCATCCCACACGCGGTCACACGCAATGTCATTGAGTTGCCTGACCGCGAATTGTTTGTCGCGGAGGCGTGCAGCGGCATTCAATCAGTGTTCACGATGGCGTTCTTGAGCACGCTGATCGTGGCCATCAATCGTCGGAAACTGTGGCTGGCTCCGATTTACTTGGTCATCGCGTTGATCTTGGCCGTTGGGGGCAATGTCCTTCGGGTGACGATGGTTGCCGTCGCCGATCAATGGCTTTCGCTGGATCTGGCCAGTGGTTGGGCACACGACATTCTCGGTTACACCACGCTCGCGATTTCGGCGTTCTTTCTGTGGTCCTTCGACGGGATGGTCATGACGCTGATGCATGTGACCGGAACCAGTGCCGAAGAGCACGCGGACAATCCGATCGTGGCCGCTTGGAACTGGGTCGTTGACGACGGGCAAAACGTGGATGCGGTGGGCGAGTACTACCGCAGCAATCAGCCGACGACGGACTCGAATAAAGTGGGTCTGCAATTGCAGTTAGCGAGGTTGCTCAATCGCTTGCAAGCCAAACCGTTCGCCATCGCCATGGGCGTGCTCGGGGTTGTTTTGGTGTCCGTCACAACCAGCTCGGCGATGAAGGTAAGTGCGATTGGGATGGAGCAAGGCGCACAAGGAATGTTCTTGGACGGGTTGATCTTCGACCCGCCCGCGTCCCTGATCGCGTCCGGAAACACTGGGTTTGAGCTCGTTTCGCATCAAAGTTCCCGCGAGAATGAGAATCCGATCCTGGGTCGCAACGCCGATGTATGGAAGTTCTCGGCGGTGGTCGGTGGAGTACCGATCCAAGGACAGTTCGTGCTCAGCCAAACCTACGCGGAATGGCACGAACTCTGTCTTTGCTACGAGAATCAGGATTGGCGTTTGCTCAATCGCACCCTGGAAGAAACTGAAGCGTCGGCGTCAGCAGCCACCACAGCTGAGCCATTTGCATACGCTTTGTTCGGCGGGGACACGGAGGCTCGAGGACATCTGTGGTACACGGCCATCACGTCAGACGGCGATTTTGTGTTTCCGCCCGAACGCCCCGGACGGATTGGCAATCGTTTGGCGGAAGCCTCCGATGGGCTGGAAGAAACAATCGAGCCCATGATGATGCTGCAGCTTTGGGTCGCGTCGCCCCAAAAGTTGGACACTCAAGCGGTGAATCGGGTAGACGAAATGTTTGACGGGTTGCGGCATAAAATTGCGGTCGCTGTGAAGGCATCACGTGGGACAACGCCGCAGCAAAGTAAGGGCGAGCAAAACCCGGTCAGCAGCGAGGAGGTGTCGCCATGA
- a CDS encoding DUF4347 domain-containing protein, which translates to MIRQFSRRKRSTAPRQSASTGHWNVETLEERLMLAGDAGAEIAEAVQSSESPANDSPTEDSSGNQSTSAATRLTEIAFIDADVEATDSLQDVLRNGVEVVLLDHESPAIDQITRVLSSRTNIQSVHIISHGESGSLMLAGERVNEGMLKANASQLAQWQRSLASGADILLYGCEAAAGVKGQRFVHTLADLTSVDVAASTDATGHHGFQADWDLEFHAGQIDSSLMAMADRLQHIEMVLPITIRAAGTTGEEQMQLQINGEVVQTWNNIGGDVDSRQFQTFTYDGADDATASDVRVAFTNDLYEPDQGIDRNLVVDSITVNGVTVQSESSTTFGTGTWRESDGITPGFRESEWIHADGYFQYASPTTNTSISIYAAGAENTETLELWIDGQSVATWDNVGGNVETGEFVRLDFESDANIEISQIQLRFTNDLYVNDGEVDRNLRIDRLELNGLTYQTEAADVFSTGTWLNDELTPGFKQSEWLQSNGYFQFGAERNPGTISLATSNISVDEDAGTAEIRVLRTGGSDGVVTVDYDTFAGTATDGTDYIGQTGTLTFADGVTEQSILITIADDDAVETDETFNVTIDNVQGGELLAPRTATVAIIDNDVVLPNFADFSDVSGLTLNGSATVQSDTLELTPSTTNLAGSAFFNTAVNLANDGSFRSSFAFQALGSEGTSGADGLTFTLHNDPRGAAALGASGGSLGLDGITQAVAVEFDTYRNPGEINDNHISILTNSVSNSLRSAIPDLDLNNGSIRYAWVDYNGSSDVLAVYLSDTDVQPTEALLKTTIDLTNVIGDSALVGFTAGTGGKTNSHRINQWTLDQTPPPLDPPIVGGDEVIGVTVASQFNRPTAIEWLPNGTMLVAQQDGVIHAVNNGVTNEGPFIDISAIVNGTRDRGLLDIAVHPDFANNPYVYLLFTYDPPEVANHANGSLGGPDGKGNRAGRLIRVTADAATDYQTVVADSEVVLLGKNSTWDNFEGTKNSTFDFTVAPAGEDENGNYLNDFINSDSESHTVGALAFGIDGELFVSIGDGASYNRVDVRADRVQHIDSLSGKVLRIDPITGEGLSDNPFYNGDPDANRSKVYQLGLRNPFRMSVDPVTGRLFVGDVGWTRWEEINSGDAGANFGWPFYEGASGTSVVQAGYAATAEGLAFFAQDIQVTASQYALNHQADGINAIVMGDVYRGSAYGSEYDGDVFFNDLGQGIVRHGDVDATGAITNVQTFTTGASVVVAISQGPDGSLYYVDLDDGLVGRWEIV; encoded by the coding sequence ATGATCCGCCAATTCTCTCGCCGCAAACGCTCCACCGCACCCCGCCAATCGGCCTCAACCGGCCATTGGAACGTGGAGACTCTCGAGGAACGCTTGATGCTCGCGGGGGACGCCGGTGCCGAAATCGCGGAAGCCGTGCAATCCTCCGAGAGCCCGGCAAACGACTCACCGACCGAGGACTCCTCCGGTAATCAGTCGACCTCGGCTGCCACTCGCCTGACCGAGATCGCTTTCATCGACGCGGACGTCGAAGCCACGGATTCTCTGCAGGACGTCCTTCGCAACGGCGTCGAGGTGGTTCTGCTCGATCATGAGAGTCCCGCGATCGATCAAATCACCCGAGTACTGTCCTCGCGGACGAACATTCAATCCGTGCACATTATCTCGCACGGCGAGTCCGGTTCGCTGATGTTGGCGGGCGAACGAGTGAACGAAGGTATGCTGAAAGCGAATGCATCGCAGCTCGCTCAGTGGCAACGCTCGCTGGCTTCGGGTGCGGACATCTTGCTTTATGGATGCGAGGCGGCGGCCGGAGTCAAGGGGCAACGCTTCGTTCATACACTGGCCGATCTCACCTCGGTTGACGTGGCCGCATCCACCGACGCCACGGGTCATCATGGTTTTCAAGCAGACTGGGATTTGGAATTCCATGCGGGACAAATCGACTCGTCGCTGATGGCCATGGCCGATCGCCTGCAACACATCGAAATGGTCTTGCCAATCACGATTCGCGCGGCGGGAACGACGGGCGAAGAACAGATGCAACTGCAGATCAACGGCGAAGTCGTCCAAACCTGGAACAATATCGGCGGCGATGTTGATTCACGGCAGTTTCAAACGTTCACCTACGACGGTGCCGACGATGCCACCGCCAGCGATGTTCGTGTCGCTTTCACCAACGATCTCTACGAACCCGACCAAGGTATCGACCGGAATTTGGTGGTCGACTCCATCACCGTCAATGGAGTCACCGTGCAATCGGAAAGCTCTACCACGTTTGGGACCGGCACATGGCGAGAATCCGATGGCATCACGCCAGGTTTCCGGGAAAGCGAATGGATTCATGCGGACGGTTATTTCCAATACGCCTCCCCAACCACGAACACGTCGATCTCGATTTACGCGGCCGGAGCGGAGAACACTGAAACGCTCGAATTGTGGATCGACGGCCAATCGGTCGCCACGTGGGACAACGTTGGTGGCAACGTGGAAACCGGCGAATTCGTACGATTGGACTTCGAATCGGACGCCAACATTGAGATCTCGCAAATCCAGTTGCGTTTCACCAATGACCTGTATGTCAACGATGGCGAGGTTGACCGCAACTTGAGAATCGATCGACTGGAACTCAACGGGCTGACTTACCAAACCGAAGCAGCCGATGTCTTCTCGACTGGGACTTGGCTGAATGACGAGTTGACTCCCGGTTTCAAGCAATCCGAATGGCTGCAGAGCAACGGTTACTTTCAATTCGGAGCCGAACGGAATCCGGGCACAATTTCTTTGGCAACCAGCAACATCTCCGTCGACGAAGACGCGGGCACGGCCGAAATTCGCGTGCTGCGAACGGGTGGCAGCGATGGCGTGGTGACGGTCGATTACGACACGTTTGCCGGAACTGCGACGGACGGGACTGATTACATTGGGCAAACCGGGACGCTCACCTTCGCGGATGGGGTCACCGAACAGTCGATCTTGATCACCATCGCCGACGACGATGCCGTGGAGACCGACGAGACCTTCAACGTCACGATTGACAACGTGCAAGGCGGCGAACTGCTGGCTCCGCGAACCGCAACGGTTGCCATCATTGACAACGACGTGGTGCTTCCGAATTTCGCTGACTTCAGCGATGTCAGCGGACTGACGCTGAACGGTTCGGCGACGGTGCAGTCCGACACACTGGAATTGACGCCGAGCACGACCAACCTTGCGGGCAGTGCGTTCTTCAACACCGCCGTCAATTTGGCGAACGATGGTAGCTTCCGATCCTCGTTCGCTTTTCAAGCCCTCGGCAGCGAAGGCACATCGGGTGCTGACGGGCTGACGTTCACTCTTCACAACGATCCACGCGGGGCAGCAGCACTGGGAGCGAGCGGCGGTAGTCTTGGTTTAGACGGCATCACGCAAGCCGTCGCGGTCGAGTTTGACACGTATCGCAATCCAGGCGAGATCAACGACAACCATATCTCGATCCTGACCAACAGCGTCAGCAACAGCCTTCGATCAGCCATCCCTGACTTGGATCTCAACAACGGCAGCATCCGCTACGCATGGGTCGACTACAACGGCAGCAGCGATGTCTTGGCGGTGTACCTGTCGGACACGGACGTTCAACCGACGGAAGCATTGCTGAAGACGACCATCGATTTGACCAATGTGATCGGTGACAGTGCCTTGGTTGGCTTCACCGCGGGCACGGGCGGCAAGACCAATTCTCACCGCATCAACCAATGGACGTTGGATCAAACACCACCACCACTGGATCCACCGATCGTCGGCGGCGATGAGGTCATCGGCGTCACCGTCGCGTCTCAGTTCAATCGCCCGACCGCGATCGAATGGTTGCCAAACGGAACGATGCTGGTCGCTCAGCAAGACGGAGTGATTCACGCGGTGAACAATGGCGTCACAAACGAAGGCCCATTCATTGACATTTCAGCGATCGTCAATGGCACTCGAGACCGAGGATTGCTCGACATCGCGGTGCATCCTGACTTCGCCAATAACCCGTACGTTTATCTGTTGTTCACCTACGATCCACCGGAAGTTGCCAACCACGCAAATGGCTCGCTCGGTGGTCCAGATGGAAAAGGCAATCGTGCCGGACGCTTGATCCGAGTCACCGCGGATGCCGCGACGGACTACCAAACAGTGGTGGCGGACAGCGAAGTTGTCTTGCTAGGCAAGAATAGCACCTGGGACAACTTTGAAGGCACCAAGAACAGCACGTTTGACTTCACCGTGGCCCCCGCGGGCGAAGACGAGAACGGCAACTACCTCAACGACTTCATCAACAGCGACAGCGAATCACACACCGTTGGTGCGTTGGCGTTTGGCATCGACGGCGAACTGTTCGTGTCGATCGGTGATGGGGCGAGCTACAACCGAGTCGACGTGCGAGCCGACCGGGTGCAGCACATCGACAGCCTGTCTGGCAAGGTGTTGCGAATCGATCCGATCACCGGTGAAGGTTTGTCGGACAACCCGTTCTACAACGGCGATCCCGATGCGAACCGCAGCAAGGTCTATCAATTGGGACTTCGGAATCCATTCCGTATGTCGGTGGATCCGGTGACGGGGCGGTTGTTCGTCGGCGATGTCGGTTGGACTCGATGGGAAGAGATCAACTCAGGCGACGCGGGAGCGAACTTCGGCTGGCCGTTCTACGAAGGAGCCAGCGGCACGAGTGTGGTGCAAGCCGGGTACGCAGCCACGGCCGAAGGTTTGGCTTTCTTCGCACAAGACATCCAGGTGACGGCCTCGCAGTATGCACTCAACCACCAAGCCGACGGCATCAACGCGATCGTGATGGGCGACGTTTATCGCGGGTCCGCTTACGGTTCCGAATACGATGGCGACGTGTTCTTCAATGACCTGGGTCAAGGCATCGTGCGGCACGGTGACGTCGACGCGACCGGTGCGATCACCAATGTCCAAACCTTCACGACGGGGGCCAGCGTGGTGGTTGCGATCAGCCAAGGCCCTGACGGGTCGCTGTACTACGTCGATCTCGACGACGGATTGGTCGGCCGCTGGGAGATTGTTTGA